One Georgenia wutianyii DNA segment encodes these proteins:
- a CDS encoding NAD(P) transhydrogenase subunit alpha, producing the protein MITLAVPREPVPETRVALVPEVVRALTRGGTRVLVERGAGARATFSDAQYAEAGAELVDAVDLDAVDVVAHVSPLPAAALGRLREGALTIGMIGPPEPDRVAAALGRRITALGFERLPRTSRAQAMDALSSQAFVAGYRCVLEAAVRLPRFFPLAMTAAGTVPPARVVVLGVGVAGLQAIATARRLGAVVQANDIRPDSAEEVRSVGATFIDVGVDRREASGGYARDLREDDAARQRAALAPHIAAADVLITTAGVPGRPAPRLVTTDMVAAMRPGSVVVDMAAATGGNVEGSRPGEDVLVPCADGFGAVTVVGLDSPAGALAADASSMYAQNVKALLGLLVRDGEIAVDLDDDILDGVVVTHDGVDRVAHRAQPPRPTELGVPQGDESTDE; encoded by the coding sequence GTGATCACCCTGGCGGTTCCACGCGAGCCCGTGCCCGAGACCCGTGTGGCGCTGGTGCCGGAGGTCGTCCGGGCGCTGACCCGCGGCGGCACCCGTGTCCTCGTCGAACGCGGGGCCGGGGCGCGCGCGACGTTCTCCGACGCCCAGTACGCCGAGGCCGGCGCCGAGCTCGTCGACGCCGTCGACCTCGACGCCGTCGACGTCGTCGCCCACGTCTCCCCGCTGCCCGCCGCCGCGCTCGGCCGGCTGCGCGAGGGCGCCCTCACCATCGGGATGATCGGGCCGCCCGAGCCGGACCGGGTGGCCGCGGCGCTCGGCCGGCGGATCACCGCCCTGGGCTTCGAGCGGCTGCCGCGCACCTCCCGCGCCCAGGCGATGGACGCGCTGTCCTCCCAGGCGTTCGTCGCCGGGTACCGCTGCGTCCTGGAGGCGGCGGTGCGCCTGCCCCGCTTCTTCCCGCTCGCGATGACCGCCGCGGGCACCGTCCCGCCGGCCCGCGTGGTCGTCCTCGGCGTGGGCGTGGCCGGGCTCCAGGCCATCGCCACCGCCCGCCGGCTCGGGGCGGTCGTCCAGGCCAACGACATCCGGCCCGACTCCGCCGAGGAGGTGCGGTCCGTCGGAGCCACGTTCATCGACGTCGGCGTCGACCGGCGCGAGGCCTCCGGCGGCTACGCCCGCGACCTGCGCGAGGACGACGCCGCCCGCCAGCGGGCCGCGCTCGCCCCGCACATCGCCGCCGCCGACGTCCTCATCACGACGGCGGGCGTCCCCGGCCGTCCCGCGCCGCGCCTCGTCACGACCGACATGGTCGCGGCGATGCGGCCCGGCTCCGTCGTCGTCGACATGGCGGCGGCCACCGGTGGCAACGTCGAGGGCTCCCGGCCCGGCGAGGACGTCCTCGTCCCGTGCGCCGACGGCTTCGGCGCGGTCACCGTCGTCGGGCTCGACTCACCGGCCGGCGCCCTCGCCGCCGACGCCTCGAGCATGTACGCCCAGAACGTCAAGGCGCTGCTCGGCCTGCTCGTCCGCGACGGCGAGATCGCCGTGGACCTCGACGACGACATCCTCGACGGCGTCGTCGTGACCCACGACGGCGTCGACCGCGTGGCGCACCGCGCGCAGCCGCCCCGACCCACCGAGCTGGGCGTGCCCCAGGGAGACGAGAGCACCGATGAGTGA
- the mtnN gene encoding 5'-methylthioadenosine/S-adenosylhomocysteine nucleosidase, with protein MSEIFGVRVAPGSPLTAPITTVDAVVIAAMEEEIAPFEQRADHIATQRHVGASRSVIARIGGRSVLLIRSGIGGVNAATAAVLAIHAVRTPVVISAGSAGGLGNGVRVGDVVVGDEYAFAGADASAFGYVPGQIPGMPPTYPASPALVERARHRPGVLVGAMVSGDSFVDARTVDVFRERFPRALTADMETAAIAQVCYSFGIPYVAVRGVSDLCGPTAGEDFHLAVDDVAVLSADVTLDLIDVPAAVLQG; from the coding sequence ATGAGCGAGATCTTCGGTGTCCGCGTCGCCCCCGGGTCGCCGCTGACCGCCCCGATCACCACCGTCGACGCCGTCGTCATCGCCGCGATGGAGGAGGAGATCGCGCCGTTCGAGCAGCGCGCCGACCACATCGCCACCCAGCGCCACGTCGGGGCCTCCCGCTCGGTCATCGCGCGGATCGGCGGGCGCAGCGTCCTGCTCATCCGCTCGGGCATCGGCGGGGTCAACGCCGCGACGGCCGCCGTGCTGGCGATCCACGCCGTGCGCACCCCCGTCGTCATCTCGGCGGGGTCGGCCGGCGGGCTCGGCAACGGCGTGCGGGTGGGTGACGTCGTCGTCGGTGACGAGTACGCCTTCGCCGGCGCGGACGCCTCGGCCTTCGGCTACGTGCCCGGCCAGATCCCCGGCATGCCGCCGACCTACCCGGCCTCGCCCGCGCTCGTCGAGCGCGCCCGTCACCGCCCCGGCGTGCTCGTCGGCGCGATGGTCTCGGGCGACTCCTTCGTCGACGCACGCACCGTGGACGTCTTCCGCGAGCGCTTCCCGCGGGCCCTCACCGCCGACATGGAGACGGCGGCGATCGCGCAGGTCTGCTACTCCTTCGGGATCCCCTACGTCGCCGTCCGCGGCGTCTCGGACCTGTGCGGACCCACCGCCGGGGAGGACTTCCACCTCGCGGTCGACGACGTCGCCGTCCTGTCGGCCGACGTCACCCTCGACCTCATCGACGTCCCGGCGGCCGTCCTCCAGGGCTGA
- a CDS encoding NAD(P)(+) transhydrogenase (Re/Si-specific) subunit beta: MTLLPTWLTALGYLAAAVCFILALKGLSSPRTAVRGNRLGALGAALAVLVVLLSVDFPTLNLVLALVAILLGTVVAVPLARRVRMTDMPQLVAVFNGAGGGAAAVVGIIELAEWAGEGTALGNGASAFAVLVGAIALSGSVVTFLKLQGLMTSRPVVLPAAPIVMAVTALAAVVLAVLTATTGHTAFGGPLLAVGLVLGLLLVLPVGGADVPIVISLLNAFTGLAVAGSGLAMPNTLMLVAGTLVGASGTILTLAMARAMGRSVTGILFGALKGGSTAGSTEQSDRPVRRAQPDDVAIALAYAHRVVVVPGYGLAVAQAQNAVAELVGALRERGVDAVYGIHPVAGRMPGHMNVLLAEANVPYEQLVEADAVNAAMPSTDVVLVVGANDVVNPAARTDPSAPIYGMPIIDADRAGQVFFLKRSMRPGFAGIENELLFAERTQLVFGDAKETLTATVNALAEV; this comes from the coding sequence GTGACCCTGCTGCCCACCTGGCTCACCGCCCTCGGCTACCTCGCCGCCGCGGTCTGCTTCATCCTCGCGCTCAAGGGCCTGAGCTCCCCGCGCACCGCCGTCCGGGGCAACCGGCTCGGCGCCCTCGGTGCGGCGCTCGCCGTCCTCGTCGTCCTCCTGTCGGTCGACTTCCCCACGCTCAACCTCGTGCTCGCGCTCGTCGCGATCCTCCTCGGCACGGTCGTCGCCGTGCCGCTCGCGCGCCGCGTGCGGATGACCGACATGCCCCAGCTCGTCGCCGTGTTCAACGGCGCGGGTGGCGGTGCGGCGGCCGTCGTCGGGATCATCGAGCTCGCCGAGTGGGCGGGGGAGGGCACCGCGCTCGGCAACGGCGCCTCCGCCTTCGCCGTCCTCGTCGGCGCCATCGCGCTGTCCGGCTCGGTCGTCACCTTCCTCAAGCTTCAGGGGCTCATGACCTCCCGGCCGGTCGTCCTGCCGGCGGCCCCGATCGTCATGGCCGTCACGGCGCTCGCGGCCGTCGTGCTCGCGGTGCTCACCGCGACCACCGGGCACACCGCCTTCGGCGGTCCGCTGCTCGCCGTCGGGCTGGTGCTCGGGCTGCTCCTCGTGCTGCCCGTCGGTGGGGCGGACGTGCCGATCGTCATCTCGCTGCTCAACGCGTTCACCGGTCTGGCGGTCGCCGGCTCCGGCCTGGCGATGCCGAACACGCTCATGCTCGTCGCCGGCACGCTCGTCGGCGCGTCGGGCACGATCCTCACCCTCGCGATGGCGCGGGCGATGGGCCGGTCGGTCACCGGCATCCTCTTCGGTGCGCTCAAGGGCGGGTCGACGGCCGGGTCGACCGAGCAGTCCGACCGGCCGGTGCGCCGCGCGCAGCCCGACGACGTCGCCATCGCCCTCGCCTACGCCCACCGGGTCGTCGTCGTGCCGGGCTACGGGCTGGCGGTCGCGCAGGCGCAGAACGCCGTCGCCGAGCTCGTCGGGGCGCTGCGCGAGCGCGGGGTCGACGCCGTCTACGGCATCCACCCGGTCGCCGGGCGGATGCCGGGCCACATGAACGTCCTGCTCGCCGAGGCGAACGTGCCCTACGAGCAGCTCGTCGAGGCCGACGCCGTCAACGCGGCGATGCCCTCGACGGACGTCGTCCTCGTCGTCGGGGCCAACGACGTCGTCAACCCCGCCGCGCGCACCGACCCGAGCGCCCCGATCTACGGGATGCCGATCATCGACGCCGACCGCGCCGGCCAGGTCTTCTTCCTCAAGCGCTCGATGCGTCCTGGCTTCGCCGGGATCGAGAACGAGCTCCTCTTCGCCGAGCGCACCCAGCTCGTCTTCGGGGACGCGAAGGAGACGCTGACCGCGACGGTCAACGCGCTCGCCGAGGTGTGA
- a CDS encoding GNAT family N-acetyltransferase: MHTAPLRVVSMDARHWPAVEAIYAEGIAGGQATFEAATPSWEAFDQGRLRAHRFVCLDDDAVLGWATVSAVSTRAAYAGVVEDSVYVAGAARGRGVGRLLLDALVRSTEEAGIWTLQSSVFPENLPSLALHLGAGFREVGIRRRIARMERGPFAGSWRDIVLLERRSPVVGA, translated from the coding sequence ATGCACACCGCCCCGCTGCGGGTGGTGTCCATGGACGCCCGGCACTGGCCGGCGGTCGAGGCGATCTACGCCGAGGGCATCGCCGGCGGCCAGGCCACCTTCGAGGCGGCCACCCCGAGCTGGGAGGCCTTCGACCAGGGCCGGCTGCGCGCCCACCGGTTCGTGTGCCTCGACGACGACGCCGTCCTCGGGTGGGCCACGGTGAGCGCGGTCTCCACACGTGCCGCCTACGCGGGCGTGGTGGAGGACTCGGTGTACGTCGCCGGCGCCGCGCGCGGGCGGGGCGTGGGCCGCCTCCTCCTCGACGCCCTCGTCCGCTCGACGGAGGAGGCGGGGATCTGGACGCTCCAGTCCTCCGTGTTCCCGGAGAACCTGCCGAGCCTCGCGCTGCACCTGGGCGCCGGCTTCCGTGAGGTCGGCATCCGCCGGCGGATCGCCCGGATGGAGCGCGGGCCGTTCGCCGGGAGCTGGCGCGACATCGTGCTGCTCGAGCGGCGCAGCCCTGTCGTCGGCGCCTGA
- a CDS encoding SDR family oxidoreductase: MSRIYVITGAGSGIGAAAARLLREAGATVVGVDLRGTEVTADLSTPEGRRQGVADAVEAAGGTVDAVIASAGVSAVSPLTVSVNYYGVTEFLEGIRPTLARSAAPRVAVVSSMSSLQPNYPPLVQAMLEGDEATARAMAEQLAADPRAGGLIYASSKRAISRWVRAQSVTAEWAGAGIALNAVAPGIVKTPMTEELRATPESVAFLDAVVPMPLNYHQPPESIANLCIWLTSVENSHCAGQTIYCDGGSDVVMRGEDAWSWADERVGKYFAELMAGDTAH, translated from the coding sequence ATGTCCCGTATTTACGTCATCACCGGAGCAGGATCGGGGATCGGCGCCGCCGCGGCACGGCTGCTGCGTGAGGCAGGCGCGACCGTCGTCGGCGTGGACCTCCGGGGGACCGAGGTCACGGCCGACCTGTCGACCCCCGAGGGCCGTCGCCAGGGCGTGGCCGACGCCGTCGAGGCGGCCGGCGGGACGGTCGACGCCGTCATCGCCTCGGCCGGTGTCTCGGCCGTCAGCCCGCTCACCGTCTCGGTGAACTACTACGGCGTCACCGAGTTCCTCGAGGGGATCCGCCCGACGCTGGCCCGGTCCGCCGCGCCGCGCGTCGCCGTCGTCAGCTCGATGTCCTCGCTGCAGCCCAACTACCCGCCGCTCGTCCAGGCGATGCTCGAGGGTGACGAGGCGACTGCCCGGGCGATGGCCGAGCAGCTCGCTGCCGACCCGCGGGCCGGCGGCCTCATCTACGCGTCGTCCAAGCGGGCGATCTCCCGCTGGGTCCGCGCCCAGTCCGTGACTGCGGAGTGGGCGGGCGCGGGCATCGCGCTCAACGCCGTGGCGCCGGGCATCGTCAAGACCCCGATGACCGAGGAGCTGCGCGCGACCCCGGAGTCCGTCGCCTTCCTCGACGCCGTCGTCCCGATGCCGCTGAACTACCACCAGCCGCCGGAGTCCATCGCCAACCTGTGCATCTGGCTCACCTCGGTGGAGAACTCCCACTGCGCGGGCCAGACGATCTACTGCGACGGCGGTTCCGACGTCGTCATGCGCGGTGAGGACGCCTGGAGCTGGGCCGACGAGCGGGTCGGGAAGTACTTCGCCGAGCTCATGGCGGGGGACACGGCCCACTGA
- the nrdH gene encoding glutaredoxin-like protein NrdH: MSITVFSKPSCVQCDATYRTLAKHGLEYDVVDISTDLEALETVKALGYQQAPVVFADGDHWSGFRPDKIKALAAQAASVAV, from the coding sequence ATGAGCATCACCGTCTTCAGCAAGCCGTCCTGCGTCCAGTGCGACGCCACGTACCGCACGCTCGCCAAGCACGGCCTGGAGTACGACGTCGTCGACATCTCCACCGACCTCGAGGCGCTCGAGACGGTCAAGGCCCTCGGCTACCAGCAGGCTCCCGTCGTCTTCGCGGACGGCGACCACTGGTCGGGCTTCCGCCCCGACAAGATCAAGGCGCTGGCGGCGCAGGCCGCCTCTGTCGCCGTCTGA
- the nrdF gene encoding class 1b ribonucleoside-diphosphate reductase subunit beta yields MEKLKLVDRVQAINWNRVEDEKDVEVWDRLTGNFWLPEKVPLSNDIQSWNTLSPAEQTMTTRVFTGLTLLDTIQGTVGAVSLIPDAVTPHEEAVYTNIAFMESVHAKSYSSIFSTLISTREIDAAFAWSEENENLQRKAAIVMEYYRGDDPEKRKVASTMLESFLFYSGFYAPMYWSSRAKLTNTADLIRLIIRDEAVHGYYIGYKFQRAVEKASPQRRQELKDYTFDLLLELYENEEQYTEDLYGPLGLTQDVNAFLRYNANKALMNLGYEGLFPKDQTDVNPAILSALSPNADENHDFFSGSGSSYVIGKAVDTEDEDWDF; encoded by the coding sequence GTGGAGAAGCTCAAGCTCGTCGACCGGGTCCAGGCGATCAACTGGAACCGGGTCGAGGACGAGAAGGACGTCGAGGTCTGGGACCGCCTCACCGGCAACTTCTGGCTGCCGGAGAAGGTGCCGCTGTCCAACGACATCCAGTCGTGGAACACGCTCAGCCCCGCCGAGCAGACCATGACGACCCGGGTGTTCACCGGCCTCACCCTGCTCGACACGATCCAGGGCACCGTCGGGGCCGTGAGCCTCATCCCCGACGCCGTGACGCCCCACGAGGAGGCGGTGTACACGAACATCGCCTTCATGGAGTCGGTCCACGCGAAGAGCTACTCCTCGATCTTCTCCACCCTCATCTCCACCCGGGAGATCGACGCCGCGTTCGCGTGGTCGGAGGAGAACGAGAACCTCCAGCGCAAGGCCGCGATCGTCATGGAGTACTACCGCGGTGATGACCCGGAGAAGCGCAAGGTCGCCTCGACGATGCTCGAGTCGTTCCTCTTCTACTCCGGCTTCTACGCCCCGATGTACTGGTCCTCGCGGGCCAAGCTCACCAACACCGCGGACCTCATCCGCCTCATCATCCGCGACGAGGCCGTCCACGGGTACTACATCGGCTACAAGTTCCAGCGGGCCGTGGAGAAGGCGTCCCCGCAGCGGCGCCAGGAGCTCAAGGACTACACCTTCGACCTGCTCCTGGAGCTCTACGAGAACGAGGAGCAGTACACCGAGGACCTCTACGGTCCCCTCGGGCTCACCCAGGACGTCAACGCCTTCCTGCGCTACAACGCCAACAAGGCGCTGATGAACCTCGGTTACGAGGGGCTGTTCCCCAAGGACCAGACCGACGTCAACCCGGCGATCCTGTCCGCGCTGAGCCCCAACGCCGACGAGAACCACGACTTCTTCTCCGGCTCCGGCTCGAGCTACGTCATCGGCAAGGCCGTGGACACCGAGGACGAGGACTGGGACTTCTGA
- a CDS encoding S-ribosylhomocysteine lyase, with protein sequence MNVESFNLDHRTVSAPYVRVADTKTLPGGDVLTKFDVRFAQPNVAHLEMPVVHSLEHLMAEHMRNHTDAVIDVSPMGCQTGFYALLLGVDTAAFLPILEATLRDVLAALEVPAANEVQCGWGTSHDLAGAQGAARAFLDRRDEWEQVQA encoded by the coding sequence ATGAACGTCGAGAGCTTCAACCTCGACCACCGAACCGTCAGTGCACCGTACGTCCGGGTCGCGGACACGAAGACCCTGCCCGGGGGCGACGTCCTCACCAAGTTCGACGTCCGCTTCGCCCAGCCGAACGTCGCCCACCTCGAGATGCCGGTCGTGCACTCGCTCGAGCACCTCATGGCCGAGCACATGCGCAACCACACCGACGCCGTCATCGACGTCTCGCCGATGGGCTGCCAGACCGGGTTCTACGCGCTGCTCCTCGGCGTGGACACCGCGGCGTTCCTCCCGATCCTCGAGGCCACCCTGCGTGACGTCCTCGCGGCACTGGAGGTCCCCGCAGCCAACGAGGTCCAGTGCGGCTGGGGGACGAGCCACGACCTCGCCGGCGCCCAGGGCGCCGCGCGCGCGTTCCTCGACCGTCGTGACGAGTGGGAGCAGGTGCAGGCATGA
- the nrdE gene encoding class 1b ribonucleoside-diphosphate reductase subunit alpha, protein MTQRGTSPELDYHALNAMLNLYDADGRIQFEADKHAIDAYFRQHVVPNTVTFPSVAERLRYLVDEGYYEKAVLDAYTPEFLERIWQVVDSLGFRFDSFLGAFKYYTSYTLKTFDGTKYLERFEDRVVMVALTLAAGDEDFAVAMVEEIATGRFQPATPTFLNAGKASRGELVSCFLLRVEDNMESIARGINSALQLSKRGGGVALSLTNLREAGAPIKRIQNQSSGVIPVMKLLEDSFSYANQLGARQGAGAVYLNAHHPDIMRFLDTKRENADEKIRIKTLSLGVVVPDITFELAKRNEDMYLFSPYDVERVYGVPFSEISVTEKYDEMVADDRIKKTSIKARDFFQTIAEIQFESGYPYVMFEDTVNAANPIDGRISMSNLCSEILQVSTPSTFNDDLSYEEVGKDISCNLGSLNIARAMDSPDLGRTVGTAVRALTAVSDQTHIRSVPSVEKGNNESHAIGLGQMNLHGFLARERIYYGSEEGVDFTNIYFYTVAFHAITESNKIAIERGRSFAGFESSTYATGEFFTKYVEQEWKPRTERVRELFESSGTRIPTQDDWRALAASVMEHGLYNQNLQAVPPTGSISYINHSTSSIHPIVSKIEIRKEGKLGRVYYPAPYMSNDNLEYYEDAYEIGYEKIIDTYAAATQHVDQGLSLTLFFKDTVTTRDLNKAQIYAWRKGIKTLYYIRLRQMALTGTEVEGCVSCTL, encoded by the coding sequence ATGACGCAGCGGGGCACGTCGCCAGAGCTCGACTACCACGCCCTCAACGCGATGCTCAACCTCTACGACGCGGACGGCAGGATCCAGTTCGAGGCGGACAAGCACGCCATCGACGCCTACTTCCGCCAGCACGTGGTGCCCAACACCGTGACGTTCCCCAGCGTCGCGGAGCGGCTGCGCTACCTCGTGGACGAGGGCTACTACGAGAAGGCCGTCCTCGACGCCTACACCCCCGAGTTCCTCGAGCGGATCTGGCAGGTCGTCGACTCCCTCGGCTTCCGCTTCGACTCCTTCCTCGGCGCCTTCAAGTACTACACGTCCTACACGCTGAAGACGTTCGACGGCACGAAGTACCTCGAGCGCTTCGAGGACCGCGTCGTCATGGTCGCCCTCACCCTCGCGGCCGGCGACGAGGACTTCGCCGTCGCCATGGTCGAGGAGATCGCGACCGGCCGCTTCCAGCCGGCCACCCCGACCTTCCTCAACGCGGGCAAGGCCTCCCGTGGCGAGCTCGTCTCCTGCTTCCTCCTGCGCGTGGAGGACAACATGGAGTCCATCGCCCGCGGCATCAACTCCGCCCTGCAGCTGTCCAAGCGCGGCGGCGGCGTCGCCCTCTCGCTCACCAACCTGCGTGAGGCCGGTGCGCCGATCAAGCGCATCCAGAACCAGTCCTCCGGCGTCATCCCCGTGATGAAGCTCCTCGAGGACTCCTTCTCCTACGCCAACCAGCTCGGGGCCCGCCAGGGTGCGGGGGCCGTCTACCTCAACGCCCACCACCCCGACATCATGCGGTTCCTCGACACCAAGCGGGAGAACGCGGACGAGAAGATCCGCATCAAGACACTCTCCCTCGGCGTCGTCGTCCCCGACATCACCTTCGAGCTCGCCAAGCGCAACGAGGACATGTACCTGTTCTCCCCCTACGACGTCGAGCGCGTCTACGGGGTGCCCTTCTCCGAGATCAGCGTGACGGAGAAGTACGACGAGATGGTCGCCGACGACCGCATCAAGAAGACGTCGATCAAGGCGCGCGACTTCTTCCAGACGATCGCCGAGATCCAGTTCGAGTCCGGCTACCCGTACGTCATGTTCGAGGACACGGTGAACGCCGCGAACCCGATCGACGGCCGGATCAGCATGTCCAACCTGTGCTCGGAGATCCTCCAGGTCTCCACGCCGTCGACGTTCAACGACGACCTCTCCTACGAGGAGGTCGGCAAGGACATCTCCTGCAACCTCGGCTCGCTGAACATCGCCCGGGCGATGGACTCCCCGGACCTCGGCCGCACGGTCGGCACCGCCGTCCGCGCGCTGACCGCGGTCTCCGACCAGACCCACATCCGGTCGGTCCCCTCGGTGGAGAAGGGCAACAACGAGTCCCACGCCATCGGTCTGGGCCAGATGAACCTCCACGGCTTCCTCGCCCGCGAGCGGATCTACTACGGGTCCGAGGAGGGCGTGGACTTCACCAACATCTACTTCTACACGGTGGCGTTCCACGCGATCACCGAGTCGAACAAGATCGCCATCGAGCGCGGCCGCAGCTTCGCCGGCTTCGAGAGCTCGACGTACGCCACGGGGGAGTTCTTCACCAAGTACGTCGAGCAGGAGTGGAAGCCCCGCACGGAGCGCGTGCGTGAGCTCTTCGAGAGCTCCGGCACCCGCATCCCCACCCAGGACGACTGGCGCGCGCTGGCCGCCTCCGTCATGGAGCACGGCCTGTACAACCAGAACCTCCAGGCCGTGCCGCCCACCGGCTCGATCTCCTACATCAACCACTCGACGTCCTCGATCCACCCGATCGTGTCGAAGATCGAGATCCGCAAGGAGGGCAAGCTCGGGCGCGTCTACTACCCGGCGCCCTACATGTCGAACGACAACCTCGAGTACTACGAGGACGCGTACGAGATCGGCTACGAGAAGATCATCGACACCTACGCGGCGGCCACCCAGCACGTGGACCAGGGCCTGTCGCTCACGCTGTTCTTCAAGGACACCGTGACCACCCGCGACCTCAACAAGGCGCAGATCTACGCGTGGCGCAAGGGCATCAAGACGCTCTACTACATCCGCCTGCGCCAGATGGCGCTCACCGGCACCGAGGTCGAGGGCTGCGTCAGCTGCACGCTCTGA
- a CDS encoding NAD(P) transhydrogenase subunit alpha, whose product MSDPMTILTVLVLAAFVGVEVVSKVSSTLHTPLMSGANAIHGIILVGALVVTAHAANTFLLVLGLLAVVLSTVNLVGGFVVTDRMLEMFARKGSTK is encoded by the coding sequence ATGAGTGACCCGATGACCATCCTCACGGTCCTCGTGCTCGCCGCGTTCGTCGGCGTCGAGGTCGTCTCGAAGGTCTCCTCGACGCTGCACACGCCGCTGATGTCCGGCGCGAATGCCATCCACGGGATCATCCTCGTCGGGGCGCTCGTCGTCACCGCGCACGCCGCGAACACCTTCCTCCTCGTCCTGGGTCTGCTCGCCGTGGTCCTGTCGACGGTCAACCTCGTCGGCGGGTTCGTCGTCACCGACCGGATGCTCGAGATGTTCGCCCGGAAGGGGAGCACGAAGTGA
- the nrdI gene encoding class Ib ribonucleoside-diphosphate reductase assembly flavoprotein NrdI — translation MGILVYFSSASENTHRFIERLGLDARRIPLRPTEPFLTVDEEYVLVVPTYGGGNGRGAVPKQVIKFLNDPHNRSLCRAVIAAGNTNFGSAYCIAGDIIAAKLEVPFLYRFELLGTAEDVTRVREGLGQFWQQRSLISA, via the coding sequence ATGGGAATCCTCGTCTACTTCTCCTCGGCCTCCGAGAACACGCACCGGTTCATCGAACGGCTGGGGCTCGATGCGCGGCGCATCCCGCTGCGACCCACCGAGCCCTTCCTCACCGTCGACGAGGAGTACGTCCTCGTCGTCCCCACCTACGGTGGTGGCAACGGGCGCGGAGCGGTGCCCAAGCAGGTGATCAAGTTCCTCAACGACCCGCACAACCGCTCCTTGTGCCGTGCGGTGATCGCGGCCGGCAACACGAACTTCGGCTCCGCCTACTGCATCGCCGGCGACATCATCGCCGCGAAGCTCGAGGTGCCGTTCTTGTACAGATTCGAACTACTCGGAACAGCAGAGGACGTCACCCGCGTCCGTGAGGGATTGGGACAGTTTTGGCAGCAACGGTCACTGATATCGGCATGA
- a CDS encoding P-loop NTPase family protein has translation MLPFDARLPGRPQRVLVAGVSGSGKTTVARDVAAVLDAPHTELDSLFHGPGWVPRAEFCDEVRALAARETWTTEWQYAAARPLLLERADLLVWLDLPFATVTLPRLVRRTVRRRVRREVLWNGNVEPPLHTVLTDREHVVRWAVTHRAGNRARVTAAAQQLPHLPVVRLRSPREVTAWLSGPLAESAGAG, from the coding sequence GTGCTCCCCTTCGACGCACGGCTGCCCGGGCGGCCGCAGCGGGTGCTCGTCGCGGGCGTCTCCGGCTCGGGCAAGACGACCGTCGCCCGCGACGTGGCCGCGGTGCTCGACGCGCCCCACACCGAGCTGGACTCCCTGTTCCACGGTCCCGGCTGGGTGCCGCGGGCGGAGTTCTGCGACGAGGTCCGCGCGCTGGCGGCGCGCGAGACGTGGACCACCGAGTGGCAGTACGCGGCCGCCCGCCCGCTGCTCCTCGAGCGTGCCGACCTCCTCGTCTGGCTCGACCTGCCGTTCGCCACGGTGACGCTGCCGCGGCTCGTGCGCCGCACGGTGCGCCGGCGGGTGAGGCGCGAGGTGCTGTGGAACGGGAACGTCGAGCCGCCGCTGCACACCGTTCTCACCGACCGGGAGCACGTCGTGCGATGGGCAGTCACGCACAGGGCAGGGAACCGGGCACGGGTCACGGCGGCCGCCCAGCAGCTCCCGCACCTGCCCGTCGTCCGCCTCAGGTCGCCCCGCGAGGTCACCGCGTGGCTCAGCGGCCCTCTCGCGGAGTCCGCCGGCGCGGGGTGA